Proteins found in one Arachis stenosperma cultivar V10309 chromosome 8, arast.V10309.gnm1.PFL2, whole genome shotgun sequence genomic segment:
- the LOC130945725 gene encoding uncharacterized protein LOC130945725: MGWKLKFPNAVVHRLIESGSDHAPILMETEPQSWHSKRRFKYQERWCREVDVKRIVSEVWKIEVVGLVMFFLAQKLKDCRHRLVQWQKTHEANSRKEIEDLQAKLEELQVAGINGGEEVTILEEKLELAYLKEESYWREKSRVKWLKEGDQNTRFFHQKFQSRVRRNRIWRLVGRDNEIASKPEDIAKVAEDYFCDIFTSSYSADPNPYLEDLEPKVTASMNRRL, translated from the coding sequence ATGGGATGGAAGCTGAAGTTTCCGAATGCAGTGGTGCACAGGCTCATAGAGTCAGGCTCGGATCATGCTCCAATCTTGATGGAAACTGAACCTCAATCCTGGCATAGTAAAAGGCGCTTTAAATACCAGGAACGTTGGTGTAGAGAAGTGGATGTCAAGAGAATTGTCAGTGAAGTGTGGAAAATAGAAGTTGTAGGCTTGGTTATGTTCTTCTTGGCCCAAAAGTTGAAAGATTGTAGACATAGACTAGTTCAATGGCAGAAAACTCACGAAGCAAACTCTCGTAAAGAAATTGAGGACCTTCAAGCTAAACTAGAGGAGTTGCAGGTGGCTGGAATCAATGGGGGAGAGGAGGTTACCATTTTGGAAGAGAAGTTGGAGCTGGCATATTTGAAAGAAGAGAGCTATTGGCGAGAAAAATCTAGAGTCAAGTGGCTAAAAGAAGGAGATCAGAACACTAGATTCTTTCACCAAAAATTTCAATCAAGGGTGCGAAGGAACAGAATTTGGAGATTAGTAGGAAGGGACAATGAGATTGCATCGAAACCGGAGGATATTGCAAAGGTAGCTGAAGACTACTTTTGCGATATTTTTACTTCTTCTTATTCGGCTGATCCGAATCCATACTTAGAG